A section of the Tamandua tetradactyla isolate mTamTet1 chromosome 4, mTamTet1.pri, whole genome shotgun sequence genome encodes:
- the RGCC gene encoding regulator of cell cycle RGCC, whose amino-acid sequence MKPPATQGSPATAAAAAPALDSAAAADLTDALCEFDAVLADFASPFHERHFQYEEHLERMKRRSSASVSDSSGFSDSESADSLYRNSFSFSDEKLNSPTNSTPALPSPTVGPRKAKLGDTKELEDFIADLDRTLASM is encoded by the exons ATGAAGCCGCCAGCCACGCAGGGCAGCCCCGCGACCGCTGCCGCCGCAG CCCCGGCCCTGGACTCGGCGGCGGCTGCCGACCTGACGGACGCTCTGTGCGAGTTTGACGCGGTGCTGGCCGACTTCGCGTCGCCCTTCCACGAGCGCCACTTCCAGTACGAGGAGCATCTGGAGCGCATGAAGCGGCGCAGCAGCGCCAGCGTCAGTGACAGCAGCGGCTTCAGCGACTCGGAGA gtGCTGATTCACTTTATAGGAACAGCTTCAGCTTCAGTGATGAAAAACTGAATTCTCCTACAAACTCCACCCCAGCTCTGCCCTCTCCTACCGTTGGTCCTCGGAAAG CCAAACTGGGAGACACGAAAGAACTCGAAGACTTTATTGCAGATCTTGACAGAACGTTAGCAA GTATGTGA